The sequence TCTCTATACGATTTGGAATGAGCCCAATGCTTTTTGCACTGATCCTTGCACCCATTGCAACAGAACTGCCTGAAAAGTTTAACAGCATAACATGGACATGGAAAGGTCGTGATACACTTGCAATGGGGAATATAACAGGTGCTATGGTTTTTCAATCTACTTTCCCAGTTTCCATTGGCATTCTTTTTACTGATTGGAAATTAACAGGTATGGCACTTTTCTCTGCAATAATAGCAATTTTATCTTCCATTATTGTGCTTATGGAATTGACTATCAGAAAAAGGATTTCACCTTTTACAATTCTTTTCGGAGGCGCCCTTTATTTTTTATATGCTATCGTTTTAATTACAGGCAAAATATTATGAAGAAAAATATCAGAAGTATCGTGTTGAGAAAAAGAGATGAAATCCCAAAAATTATAAGAGATGTGAAAAATTCTCTCATAAAGGAAAAAGTATTTTTGATTCCTGAATTCCGAGAAGCTGACATAATATTTTTTTATGCTTCTTTCAGATCAGAGGTTGAGACATTAAGCTTAATAAAAGAGTCAATAAACATGGGCAAAAGGGTTATTCTTCCAAAGGTGGATATAAAAAATCAGGCTCTAATTTTATATGAAATAAAGGATTTAAACGAATTGAAGTCAGGTTATATGGGTATCCCTGAACCTTATATATTTGAAAACAGGTTATTTAAACTTGAAGATATTGATCTTATTATAGCACCCGGTGTAGCTTTTGATTGTTCAGGTAATAGATTAGGTTACGGTGGAGGATATTATGACATTCTTTTAGCAAGTATGAAGAAAAAGATACCAATTATTGGATTAGCATATGAAGAACAGATCGTAGATTCAGTACCATCAGAATTACACGATGTAAAGGTTGATATGATAATTACTGACAAAAGGATAATAAAGCTATAGAAAATATTATATATTTAATGAATTATGCTTGAAAAAGGACAAAGTGTATTTTTGAAAACTGCAGTAGAGGCAGCACATCATGCTGGTAAGTACATTGTTGATAACATTGGAAAAATTACTGAAAAAGATGTTGTATGCAAACAGTTATCAGATTTTGTTACACGTATAGATAAAGAATCAGAAAAAATCATTATAGAGATAATCAAAAAGAAATTCCCTGATCACCTTTTTCTTGCAGAAGAGTCTGTGGTGGCAGCAGATACAGGTATATATAAATGGATAATAGACCCACTTGATGGTACTACAAACTTTATTCATGGATATCCTGTTTTTTCTGTATCTATAGCACTTAAATATTATGAAGAAATACTTCTGGGTATTGTTTTTGACCCGACAAGGGAAGAACTATTTACTGCTGAAAAGGGGAAAGGGGCTTTTTTAAATGAAAAACCTATAAGTGTATCATCGATGAGAAAGTTCAGTTATAGTCTTATTGCAACCGGCTTCCCTTTTCGGAAAAAAGAACTTATAGACTCTTATATTAAGGTATTTAAGGGCATTTTTTCGCGAGTAAGCGATATAAGGAGGGCAGGGTCTGCTGCTCTTGACCTTGCTTACCTTGCGTGTGGGAGATGTGATGGGTTTTTTGAGATAGGATTAAGTCCATGGGATATAGCAGCAGGAGCAATTCTTATAAAAGAGGCAGGTGGTGTTATTACAGATTTTGGAGGTGATAGTGATTATCTTGAAACAGGAAATGTTGTGGCAGGAATTCCTTCAGTGCATAATGAATTACTGAATGAAGTAAGAAGAGTATTTTCAGGAATCATTGATAAATAAAAATATAATGTATCCTTGATTTTGCTTCATAAATTAAGCCATATAGTTTATTATAGACCTGTGCATATTAGCTCGAAAATGCAATATTTGGGTTAATAATTTTGACATCAGGTCATTACAAGTGCTAAAATTTGCCTATTAATCGCAGTATTGAGTTGTCATGGACTTAAAGAAGATAGAAAAGGGTGTCAGATTAATCCTCGAAGGTATTGGCGAAGATCCTGATAGATCAGGATTGAAAGACACCCCAGAACGTGTTGCAAGAATGTATCAAGAGATATTTGCAGGACTTGAAACACACACCGAAGAAATTCTGAAAGCAATTGAAGGTGAAAGTCACGATGAACTGGTGCTTCTTAAAGATATTCCTTTCTATTCTGTATGTGAACATCATCTCCTACCATTTATTGGAAAAGCCCACGTTGCCTATATCCCATCTGGTGGCAGAATTGCTGGACTCAGTGAACTTGCTAAAGCTGTAGAAGTCTTCGCTAAAAGATTACAGGTTCAGGAAAGACTTACCACACAACTTGCAGATTTAATAATGGAAAAACTCAAGCCTAAGGGAGCAATGGTTATTATTGATGCAGAACATTTGTGTATTAGTATGAGAGGTGTAAAAAAATCTGGATCCAAGACTGTAACCTCAGCAGTTAGAGGTATATTCAGAACTAAGCAATCAACAAGAGAAGAATTGCTGGAGCTTATAAAAAAGAAGGACTGAGTTTAATTCTCTGGTATAAGCATTTTTAAACAATTCAAAAGGAGGGCGAAATGTCAGCAACACTTATTAAAGGTTCTGAGATATCCAAACAGATAAAAGAAGAACTTAAGCAGGAAATAGTCAAATTGAAAGAAAGATATAATATTACTCCAGGTCTATCTACGATATTGGTAGGTGAAGATGAAGCATCGAAAGTTTATGTAGGAGCAAAGGAAAAGGCATGTAAAGAACTTGGAATTTATTCAGAGCGTATTGATCTTCCTGTAGATACAAAAGAGCAAGATTTGTTAGCTTTGATTGAAAAGTTAAACAAAAACCCAAAGATTCATGGCATACTTGTTCAACTGCCTCTACCAAAGCATATTAATGAAACTCATGTTTTATATGCGATAGATCCATCGAAAGACGTAGATGGATTTCACCCCGTTAATGTAGGAAAAATGATGCTCGGAGAACCTACATTTCTTCCATGTACTCCTCACGGAATTCTCGAACTTTTAAAAAGAAGCGGAACTGATACAAAAGGAGCAGAAGTAGTTGTTATCGGAAGAAGTAATATTGTCGGGAAACCGGTTGCAAATATGTTACTTCAGAAAAAAGGTGGAAATGCAACAGTTACGATATGCCATACAGGAACAAGAGACCTTGCTTCTCATACTAAGCGAGCAGATATATTAATTGTTGCTGCTGGAAGACCTAAGACAGTAACTGCAGATATGGTTAAAGATGGAGTTGTTGTGATTGATGTGGGTGTTAACAGGCTGGAAACGGGTCTTGTTGGTGATGTTGATTTTGAAACAGTAAAAGAAAAAGCAAAGGCAATAACACCTGTTCCAGGGGGTGTTGGTCCCATGACTATCGTGATGCTTATGAAAAATACCGTTGAATCTGCAAAGATGCATGCAGGAATAACAGACATATGATTATTTTTTAAAATAAGTTATTATAAAAATATAAGTTACAATGTTCTCAAAGGAGAGTGATTCTAAATGAATATTAAAACTATGACACCATGTCAGGCAGCATGTCCAGTTCATACAGATGTTCGAGGGTATGTTTCTGCAATCGCGCGCGGTGATTTTGAGACAGCAATACGTATTATTCGTCAGGTAAATCCATTTCCTTCAGTATGTGGCAGAATATGTACACGTGCTTGTGAGTCTGCATGCAGACGTGCACAGGTGGATGAGCCCATAGCTATTGCCAATTTGAAGAGATTTGCGGCTGATCAGACCATGGATCTGAAATATTTTCAGAGACCTTTGGTCCCTTATTATACTGAAAAGATAGCCGTTGTAGGTGGAGGTCCATCTGGTCTTACAGCAGCTCATGATCTGGCTTTACTTGGGTATAAAGTTACTGTTTTCGAAGCACAGAGTGAACTTGGAGGGATGCTCAGCAGGGGTGTTCCAGAATATAGACTACCTAAAAGTGTTGTAAAAGATGACATCAATTTTATTCTCTCCATGGGAGTAGAGGCAAAGACTGGAAAGTTGCTTGGGAGAGATTTTTCCATTGAAGAACTTCTTAATGAATATCAGGCGGTATTTCTGGCGCTGGGGAGTGAAAGAAGTGTTTTCCCAAAATGTAAAGGTGTTGAACTTGCAGGTATTATTACTGCGGTTGAGTTTCTGAAACAAGTGAGTCAAGGACAACGTCCATCTCTTGGTAAAAAAGTTGTTATTTTTGGAGGAGGTCATACTGCTATAGATGCAGCAAGGACTTGTATAAGATTGGGCTCAGAGGATGTGACCGTTGTTTATCGCAGGACATTGAAAGAAATGCCAGCCGGAAAAGCTGAAGTTGAGGAAGCGGAAAATGAAGGAGTAAAATTTGAATTTCTTACTGCACCTGTTGAATTCCTCGGAAGTGGGAAAGTCGAGAAAGTTCGTTGTGCAAGGATGCGACTTGATGAGACTTCCCGATCCAAGAAGGGTAAACTTGTGCGTGTTGTGAATTCTGAGTTCGAAATTGATGTTGATGCTGTTATTCTTGCAATCGGCTACAGTCCAAAGGCTGATGATATTAAAGATGTAGAAATAATATCAGGGAAAAGTGGAACAATAGTAGTAAAGGATGAAAGCGGAACTACTAATCTAAAAGGTGTTTTTGCAGGTGGTGACGTAGTAAGCGGTCCTCTGAGTGTCATTCACGCTATAGCATCTGGTAAACGGGCTGCAGATGCAATACATCGTTATCTCAGAAAATTACCTCCAAAAGAGATTGAAGAACCTGAAGTTTTGCGTCCACTGGATCAGAAGATTGTAGATCTTATTGTTAAAGCAGTACGTCAGAAAATGCCTACACTTCCAGTTGCAGATCGTATCAAGAGCTTTAAAGAAGTTAATTTAGGTTATACACGTGAACAGGCTATCAAAGAAGCTCAGCGTTGTTTGAGTTGTGGTTCAGGAGCAATAATATCAGATGAATGCGTTGCATGTTTTAATTGTGTTCTTGTATGTCCTTATGGAGTTCCTGAGGCTGGAGAAGAAAAAGCAAAAATAGATATAAGCCAGTGTCAGGCTTGCGGAATCTGTGCATCTGAATGTCCTGCATCAGCAATTGATGTTAGACTCGAAACCAAAGAGGAAAGTCGGAGAAAATTGGAAAAAACACTAAAAGAAGCAAAGAGTGATAAAAAAGAGGCATTCACAATAGAATTTTTCTGCCATTATGATCAACCTGAAAGGATTAAAGGAGATAAGGCCGATACTTATTCTATTGGTAAACCATGTATGGCACGTGTTGATGCTTTACAGCTCATAAAGCCTTTTGAAAAAGGTTCAAGCAGAGTGCAGATTACAAAGTGCGAGAAAGATGAATGCCGATTCAAAGGTTGTGACAAATGGATAGTTAAACATGTAGAGAATGCAAAAAAGATATTAAAAGATATCGGAATTGATGCTGAATGTCTTAAGATAGTATATGAAAATAAAGATTAACAAAAGATATAAAGATGCCAAATAAAAGAAGGTGATAAAATGGTAGTTGCAGAAATAAAACCTTTTACAGAGATAAGCAATATGCTTAAGCCTTATAAAAGGATTCTTGTTCTTGGATGTGGTACTTGTATGGCTGTGTGTTTGAGCGGAGGAAAAAGGCAGGTTGAGTTACTTGCTTCTGCTATCCGTATGGCAAAAAAGATTAATGAAAATAGCGATGATATTCTTATAGGTGAACGGACAATAGGAAGGCAATGTGAACCAAAATTTGTTGATCAGATAAAAGATGAATCTTCACAGTATGAAGTTATTCTATCAATGGGCTGTGGAGCTGGAGTTCAGGAGCTTACTGAACGATTGAATTCAATTGTTGTTCTGCCAGCAATGAATACAAAATTTATTGGTGTTGCTGATTCAGAAGGTAATTTTTTTGAAATGTGTGCAGCATGTGGAGACTGCATTCTATCACTAACAGGTGGAATTTGTCCTGTTACAAGATGTCCGAAAGGCTTGTTGAATGGCCCATGTGGAGGAACTAAAAACGGCAAATGTGAAGTCAGTTCTGATATTCCATGTGCATGGGTTTTGATATACGAAAGAATGAAGCAATTGGGTAAACTTGACGAGATAAAAAAGACTATAGGTCCTAAAGACTGGGGGAAAGACCAAAAACCGGACAAATACATTTTAAAAGAAAAATCAGAGACTGTTACCGTTAAATAATGTAAGATTGCAAATAATTCCTGCACCGAAATTTCTTTTGGATTATACATCTCGAAGGATTTTGGGAGTGGTAGGGATTCATTAAATTCTTCAATTAAATTTATGTTAAAGGTAGCGATAATAGGAGCTGGAAAAGTTGGAACTGCAATAGGATATCTGCTCAAAAAGTCAGGATATTCAATTGCTGGTATAGCCAGCAGGACACTTGATTCAGCAAGAAAAGCAAGAACGTTTATTGGGGAAGGGGTGGTTACAACAGATCTTAAAAGTGTAGCCAATAATGCATCAATTATTTTCATTACGACCTCTGATGGAGCTATTGAGGAAGTATGTAGAAAGATTGCTTCAGAAGGGGGTTTTCGTAAAGGTTCTGTTGTATTTCATATGTGTGGTGCTTTACCTTCAAGTATCCTAAATTCTGCAAAAAGGAAAGGCGCCTATATTGCCTCTATACATCCTCTTCAGAGTCTTGCTGATGTGAAAGAGGCAGTTAAAAATTTATCCAATTCCTATTTTTGTATTGAAGGTGATGAAGAAGCTGCTCGTATTGCACGTGAGATTGTTAAAGCACTTGGTGGAAAAGAGATAATGTTAGATGTTGAAAAAAAACCTTTGTATCATGCAGGTGCTGCTGTTGTATCAAATTTTCTCGTAGCAACAATAGGGTTTGGGATAGAGTTATACGAAGCTGCCGGTATCAGAAAAAAAGATTCTTTGAAGGCAATGATGCCTCTGATAAAGGGAACTGTAAAAAATATTGAGAATATAGGAATCCCGGATGCTCTTACAGGACCTATTTCAAGAGGTGACGCCAGTATTGTTGAATGCCATTTGAAAGCAATATCACGAGAAATACCAAAATTCCTAAGTCTCTATTCGGAGCTCGGAAAATATACTGTTCAGATAGCGGTTGAAAAAGGTACCTTAAAAAGAAATAAGGCTAAAAAAATATTATCATTATTCCAAAAATATCAGGAGAGATTAACTATATAGTGAAAGTTCTGGTTGTTGACAGCGGAGGCCGCGGACATGCTATAGCATGGCAGTTCAAGAAGGATCCAAATGTAAAAGAAGTAATTTGTACTCCAGGCAATGCTGGTATTGCCCGCGAGATTAGATGTGAGGCAGTTAGAAGAAATGATGAAATTCTTGATTTTGCAAAGAAAGAAAAGGTTGAGCTTGTCTTTATTGGTCCTGAAAGCCCTCTGACAAATGGTATCGTGGATCTTTTTAATAGTGAGGGAATACCAATCGTCGGGCCAACAAAAATGGCCAGTATACTTGAAGGAAGTAAAGCATATACAAAATTATTATGCCGCGAAATAGGCGTACCTGTAGCCGAATTTGAAATTTTCGATAATCCACAAAAAGCCAAAGATTATATAAACCATATTCAATATCCTGTTGTAGTTAAGGCAGACGGACTTGCACAGGGTAAAGGTTCTATTGTCTGTTCAGATAAAGAAGGTGCGATTCAGGCTATTCAAGAACTGATGGAAGAGAAGATTTTTGGGGATGCAGGCAATAAAGTTGTTATAGAGAAAAGACTTTTTGGCAAAGAGATATCCTATTTTGTTTTTACGGATGGTGAGTCTTTGGCACCAATGCCAGTTGCTCAAGATTATAAGCGGGCATATGATAATGATGAAGGTCTGAATACTGGAGGTATGGGAGCTTATTCCCCTCATCGCCTTGAAAGTGAAAAACTTACAAACCTTGTCTGCGAGAAGGTTGCGAGGCCTCTTATACACGGATTTCTAAACAAGACAGGTGTTCCATATAAAGGTATACTTTATATGGGCCTTATGCTTGTTGATAATATCCCATATCTTCTTGAGGCAAATGTTCGTCTTGGTGACCCTGAAGCTGAGGTAATTCTTCCTCGTTTGGTAACACCACTTACAGAGATAAGTTTTCAGATTATTGAAGGTTTTTTGAGTCATAAAAAGATACAATGGAGTCAGGATTATTACTGTGATGTTGTTGCTGCTGCAGGAAGAACAAGACAGAGAAAGAATGGGAAAAGTAAAGGCTGGTATCCAGGCTATCCAGGTCGTTATGGGAAAGGTTATCCGATTTCGGGACTGGATAGTTTACAGGACCCTGATTGCAAGATATTTTTTGCTGGAGTAAATAATTCACCAGAAAAAGGGTTTGTAACTGATG is a genomic window of Nitrospirota bacterium containing:
- a CDS encoding 5-formyltetrahydrofolate cyclo-ligase — its product is MKKNIRSIVLRKRDEIPKIIRDVKNSLIKEKVFLIPEFREADIIFFYASFRSEVETLSLIKESINMGKRVILPKVDIKNQALILYEIKDLNELKSGYMGIPEPYIFENRLFKLEDIDLIIAPGVAFDCSGNRLGYGGGYYDILLASMKKKIPIIGLAYEEQIVDSVPSELHDVKVDMIITDKRIIKL
- a CDS encoding DUF2520 domain-containing protein produces the protein MLKVAIIGAGKVGTAIGYLLKKSGYSIAGIASRTLDSARKARTFIGEGVVTTDLKSVANNASIIFITTSDGAIEEVCRKIASEGGFRKGSVVFHMCGALPSSILNSAKRKGAYIASIHPLQSLADVKEAVKNLSNSYFCIEGDEEAARIAREIVKALGGKEIMLDVEKKPLYHAGAAVVSNFLVATIGFGIELYEAAGIRKKDSLKAMMPLIKGTVKNIENIGIPDALTGPISRGDASIVECHLKAISREIPKFLSLYSELGKYTVQIAVEKGTLKRNKAKKILSLFQKYQERLTI
- a CDS encoding FAD-dependent oxidoreductase → MNIKTMTPCQAACPVHTDVRGYVSAIARGDFETAIRIIRQVNPFPSVCGRICTRACESACRRAQVDEPIAIANLKRFAADQTMDLKYFQRPLVPYYTEKIAVVGGGPSGLTAAHDLALLGYKVTVFEAQSELGGMLSRGVPEYRLPKSVVKDDINFILSMGVEAKTGKLLGRDFSIEELLNEYQAVFLALGSERSVFPKCKGVELAGIITAVEFLKQVSQGQRPSLGKKVVIFGGGHTAIDAARTCIRLGSEDVTVVYRRTLKEMPAGKAEVEEAENEGVKFEFLTAPVEFLGSGKVEKVRCARMRLDETSRSKKGKLVRVVNSEFEIDVDAVILAIGYSPKADDIKDVEIISGKSGTIVVKDESGTTNLKGVFAGGDVVSGPLSVIHAIASGKRAADAIHRYLRKLPPKEIEEPEVLRPLDQKIVDLIVKAVRQKMPTLPVADRIKSFKEVNLGYTREQAIKEAQRCLSCGSGAIISDECVACFNCVLVCPYGVPEAGEEKAKIDISQCQACGICASECPASAIDVRLETKEESRRKLEKTLKEAKSDKKEAFTIEFFCHYDQPERIKGDKADTYSIGKPCMARVDALQLIKPFEKGSSRVQITKCEKDECRFKGCDKWIVKHVENAKKILKDIGIDAECLKIVYENKD
- a CDS encoding inositol monophosphatase; its protein translation is MLEKGQSVFLKTAVEAAHHAGKYIVDNIGKITEKDVVCKQLSDFVTRIDKESEKIIIEIIKKKFPDHLFLAEESVVAADTGIYKWIIDPLDGTTNFIHGYPVFSVSIALKYYEEILLGIVFDPTREELFTAEKGKGAFLNEKPISVSSMRKFSYSLIATGFPFRKKELIDSYIKVFKGIFSRVSDIRRAGSAALDLAYLACGRCDGFFEIGLSPWDIAAGAILIKEAGGVITDFGGDSDYLETGNVVAGIPSVHNELLNEVRRVFSGIIDK
- the purD gene encoding phosphoribosylamine--glycine ligase, giving the protein MKVLVVDSGGRGHAIAWQFKKDPNVKEVICTPGNAGIAREIRCEAVRRNDEILDFAKKEKVELVFIGPESPLTNGIVDLFNSEGIPIVGPTKMASILEGSKAYTKLLCREIGVPVAEFEIFDNPQKAKDYINHIQYPVVVKADGLAQGKGSIVCSDKEGAIQAIQELMEEKIFGDAGNKVVIEKRLFGKEISYFVFTDGESLAPMPVAQDYKRAYDNDEGLNTGGMGAYSPHRLESEKLTNLVCEKVARPLIHGFLNKTGVPYKGILYMGLMLVDNIPYLLEANVRLGDPEAEVILPRLVTPLTEISFQIIEGFLSHKKIQWSQDYYCDVVAAAGRTRQRKNGKSKGWYPGYPGRYGKGYPISGLDSLQDPDCKIFFAGVNNSPEKGFVTDGGRVLHVVGKGKTLKESREVAYRNIEKIHFEGMRYRSDIGLDSNQ
- a CDS encoding methylenetetrahydrofolate reductase C-terminal domain-containing protein, whose translation is MVVAEIKPFTEISNMLKPYKRILVLGCGTCMAVCLSGGKRQVELLASAIRMAKKINENSDDILIGERTIGRQCEPKFVDQIKDESSQYEVILSMGCGAGVQELTERLNSIVVLPAMNTKFIGVADSEGNFFEMCAACGDCILSLTGGICPVTRCPKGLLNGPCGGTKNGKCEVSSDIPCAWVLIYERMKQLGKLDEIKKTIGPKDWGKDQKPDKYILKEKSETVTVK
- the folD gene encoding bifunctional methylenetetrahydrofolate dehydrogenase/methenyltetrahydrofolate cyclohydrolase FolD: MSATLIKGSEISKQIKEELKQEIVKLKERYNITPGLSTILVGEDEASKVYVGAKEKACKELGIYSERIDLPVDTKEQDLLALIEKLNKNPKIHGILVQLPLPKHINETHVLYAIDPSKDVDGFHPVNVGKMMLGEPTFLPCTPHGILELLKRSGTDTKGAEVVVIGRSNIVGKPVANMLLQKKGGNATVTICHTGTRDLASHTKRADILIVAAGRPKTVTADMVKDGVVVIDVGVNRLETGLVGDVDFETVKEKAKAITPVPGGVGPMTIVMLMKNTVESAKMHAGITDI
- the folE gene encoding GTP cyclohydrolase I FolE, whose amino-acid sequence is MDLKKIEKGVRLILEGIGEDPDRSGLKDTPERVARMYQEIFAGLETHTEEILKAIEGESHDELVLLKDIPFYSVCEHHLLPFIGKAHVAYIPSGGRIAGLSELAKAVEVFAKRLQVQERLTTQLADLIMEKLKPKGAMVIIDAEHLCISMRGVKKSGSKTVTSAVRGIFRTKQSTREELLELIKKKD